One Aciduliprofundum boonei T469 genomic region harbors:
- a CDS encoding right-handed parallel beta-helix repeat-containing protein, protein MVETKSSGFVKVLVISLVLLMIFSGLGVVMNATGVSTHKTSLTSNEANVVKAHILDTSFSDFKFKKISQGDINKMLELREKIIGRLNESDGGKSYHNLPEYNMENSAVRMEHLSYMNTRIDFNNNATPMIDGHATGLILPDRKELENLIGHKMIIGLNTKVREPSSVRWDLDPHFPPVGDQEWQGSCTAWAVSYYQNGFLQRMIYNWTDDSLGHLMSPSWTYNKANFGEDGGSTFEGNIEVIESVGDATLANMTYNPSDYVSWGDENAWRDAPKHRIGNYYLVYFGNDSGIATIKELLQEGYLVTFGIDASQFGNGFADGNYIISSQEYNSNSPNHAQTIVGYDDNITDDGDVGAFRVVNSWGTDWGDHGFYWITYKALEEKISQGWPYARVLVPLSQHPYNPKLLAIWHFSNPGPRDAPVNITIGSENSSLYRTPIWNGGNHYFPSFMALDITEFYNEWVNSSYKDKFYLKIGSSSSGSSTVDSFKIDYYPYGYKYLWQNSTESRDVPAITPLIIKSAEFMPSEYFPYIYINPIHTIFHKYYHLNVTDVILGNAGNSTDALLFYAEATNGWSVHPSYKKIVLRSNEIQNIELNITPPNNVKLGDKTTIKIKVISQNDTSKSYMLNIKEIYLSNIIYIDGDSDFKYQAKIFGWPGNGSEDNPYIISGHKIDASNISFGIYIRNTRVHFIVTDCEIYHSSAYYSWPTPYGEGVWLYNVWYAKIYNNIFHNNGNHTLLRGGDGIFLQYSLYSLVFNNIVYNNWNGITLYYSYENIIKSNIIKNNGESGISILSSGKNSLYHNNMTNNGIFLYGGFNTYITQKIPINNTINGKSVFYYINSNHNFTAPPNIGEIILGNVSNLKIENTTLLGLNYGIQIAYSSNVTIINSTVEGISIQGSNNITVDNTHCEGGIDGVVTMGSSKILIKNSTFKNKQIGVYFFDTEKSIAVNNTFYDCESGIEIVFSSNNLVKNNHIVGNYNEDGIYVYYSQKNSIENNTIYYEKYGVFLNRYSKYNILIYNTISKSSKYGVYMASFSEYNIIYNNSFYYNHGSGDTYNSSHIQARDDGSDNWWNSTSGIGNYWQDWANNNNSNDKNGDGIVDWPYNIDGSAGAKDYYPLRCSVEESTPSHPFNLNAKTGNGYVNLSWNQPLCNGSSNITLYKIYRNGTLIATVPATQLWYNDTNVVPGVNYSYYVTAVNSVGESQPSNTVKATPTGAIPEFSSAWIAIITILSLLVVFRRRKVKKT, encoded by the coding sequence GTGGTGGAAACGAAGAGTAGTGGATTTGTGAAGGTATTGGTGATTTCCTTGGTTCTTTTAATGATTTTCAGTGGGCTTGGAGTTGTTATGAATGCCACGGGAGTTAGTACTCATAAAACATCTTTAACTTCTAATGAAGCAAATGTTGTGAAGGCGCATATACTTGATACATCCTTCTCTGATTTCAAATTCAAGAAAATTAGCCAAGGAGATATAAATAAAATGTTAGAGCTGAGAGAAAAGATAATTGGGAGATTAAATGAAAGTGATGGTGGAAAATCATACCATAACTTACCTGAATATAATATGGAAAATTCTGCAGTTCGTATGGAACATCTATCGTATATGAATACCCGCATAGATTTTAATAATAATGCCACGCCCATGATAGATGGACATGCTACAGGATTGATCTTACCCGATAGAAAAGAGCTTGAGAATTTGATTGGACACAAGATGATAATCGGTTTGAATACAAAGGTAAGAGAGCCAAGCAGTGTAAGGTGGGACTTAGATCCGCATTTTCCACCGGTGGGAGATCAAGAATGGCAAGGATCTTGTACAGCTTGGGCTGTAAGCTACTATCAAAACGGGTTTTTGCAGAGAATGATTTACAACTGGACAGATGACTCTCTCGGTCACCTTATGAGCCCTTCTTGGACTTACAACAAGGCAAATTTTGGAGAGGATGGAGGGAGTACTTTTGAAGGTAATATTGAGGTGATTGAGAGTGTTGGAGATGCCACTCTGGCCAACATGACTTATAATCCTTCAGATTATGTCTCTTGGGGAGATGAGAATGCTTGGAGAGATGCACCCAAGCATAGAATTGGGAATTATTACCTTGTTTATTTTGGAAACGATAGTGGAATTGCAACTATAAAAGAGCTATTGCAAGAAGGTTATTTGGTTACATTCGGTATAGATGCCTCTCAATTTGGTAATGGCTTTGCAGATGGAAACTACATAATTTCTTCGCAGGAATACAATTCTAACTCTCCTAATCATGCTCAAACAATCGTGGGATATGATGATAACATAACAGATGATGGAGATGTTGGAGCGTTTAGAGTTGTAAATTCATGGGGTACAGACTGGGGAGATCATGGATTTTACTGGATTACATACAAAGCCTTGGAGGAAAAAATATCTCAGGGTTGGCCCTATGCTCGTGTTCTAGTTCCACTCTCTCAACATCCATATAATCCAAAGCTACTTGCCATTTGGCATTTTAGCAATCCTGGACCGAGAGATGCACCTGTAAACATAACAATAGGCTCTGAAAACTCAAGTTTATATAGAACTCCAATCTGGAATGGAGGAAATCACTATTTTCCAAGTTTTATGGCTCTTGATATTACTGAGTTCTACAATGAATGGGTAAATTCGAGCTATAAGGATAAGTTCTACCTAAAGATCGGATCGAGCAGCAGCGGCTCTAGCACAGTGGACTCTTTCAAGATAGACTACTATCCATACGGATATAAATACTTGTGGCAAAACTCCACAGAATCTCGAGATGTTCCTGCCATCACTCCTTTAATAATAAAATCCGCTGAATTCATGCCTAGTGAATACTTTCCTTACATATATATAAATCCTATACATACTATTTTTCATAAATACTATCATTTAAATGTGACTGATGTTATTTTAGGTAATGCAGGTAATTCCACAGATGCTTTACTTTTTTATGCTGAAGCGACAAATGGATGGTCTGTTCATCCCTCTTATAAAAAAATAGTCTTACGTTCTAATGAAATTCAGAATATTGAGCTGAATATAACACCGCCAAACAATGTTAAGTTAGGTGACAAGACAACAATAAAAATAAAAGTTATTTCACAAAATGATACATCCAAATCATATATGTTAAATATAAAAGAGATCTACCTTTCAAATATAATATACATCGATGGAGATTCAGATTTTAAATATCAAGCAAAAATTTTTGGCTGGCCTGGAAATGGTTCTGAAGATAACCCATACATTATATCTGGTCATAAAATAGATGCTAGTAATATAAGCTTTGGTATTTATATCCGCAATACTAGAGTTCATTTTATTGTAACTGACTGTGAAATATATCATAGCAGTGCTTATTACTCTTGGCCCACCCCATACGGTGAAGGAGTTTGGCTTTATAATGTATGGTATGCCAAAATATACAACAACATCTTTCATAATAACGGAAATCATACACTTCTAAGAGGTGGCGATGGTATATTCTTACAATACTCCCTCTATTCCCTAGTTTTCAACAATATAGTTTATAATAATTGGAATGGAATTACATTGTATTACTCTTATGAAAATATAATAAAAAGTAACATTATTAAAAATAATGGAGAATCAGGCATATCTATTTTATCTTCAGGTAAAAATAGCTTATATCATAATAATATGACTAACAACGGAATCTTTTTATATGGGGGATTTAATACATATATAACACAGAAAATTCCTATCAATAATACAATAAATGGCAAATCCGTATTTTACTATATAAATAGTAATCACAATTTTACAGCTCCACCAAATATTGGTGAAATTATTTTAGGAAATGTTAGTAATTTAAAAATAGAAAATACAACCTTACTAGGCCTAAACTATGGTATTCAAATAGCCTACTCATCTAATGTTACAATAATAAATTCAACCGTAGAAGGTATCAGTATTCAGGGTTCAAATAATATAACAGTCGACAACACACATTGTGAAGGTGGTATAGACGGTGTAGTAACTATGGGATCTTCAAAAATTTTGATAAAAAACAGCACTTTTAAAAATAAGCAGATTGGAGTGTACTTTTTTGATACTGAAAAAAGTATTGCAGTAAACAATACATTTTATGATTGTGAGAGTGGAATTGAAATAGTTTTCTCTAGTAATAATTTAGTTAAAAATAATCATATTGTTGGAAATTATAATGAAGATGGAATTTATGTATATTATTCACAAAAAAATTCAATAGAAAATAATACCATTTATTATGAAAAATATGGCGTATTTTTAAATAGATATTCAAAATACAATATATTGATATATAATACTATTTCTAAAAGCTCTAAATATGGGGTGTATATGGCCTCTTTCTCGGAGTATAATATAATTTACAATAACTCATTCTATTACAATCACGGCTCAGGAGATACTTACAATTCGTCGCATATTCAAGCGCGAGATGATGGCTCTGATAATTGGTGGAATTCCACATCAGGTATAGGCAATTACTGGCAAGATTGGGCAAACAACAATAATAGCAATGATAAAAATGGAGATGGTATTGTGGACTGGCCCTACAATATAGACGGCTCTGCAGGTGCGAAGGATTATTATCCACTAAGATGCTCGGTAGAGGAATCTACACCATCTCACCCTTTTAATTTAAATGCTAAAACAGGTAATGGTTATGTAAATTTAAGCTGGAATCAACCACTATGTAATGGGAGTTCTAATATTACATTATACAAAATATATCGCAATGGTACTCTAATAGCAACAGTACCTGCTACTCAACTTTGGTACAACGACACTAATGTAGTTCCTGGAGTTAATTACTCATACTATGTCACTGCAGTAAATTCAGTTGGAGAGTCACAGCCCAGCAACACCGTAAAAGCTACACCAACAGGGGCCATACCAGAGTTCTCAAGTGCGTGGATAGCAATAATAACAATACTATCCTTGCTTGTAGTATTTCGTAGGAGGAAAGTCAAGAAAACCTGA
- a CDS encoding DUF5678 domain-containing protein → MSKEIKDKNYEFYINADLSEYAGKWIAIVDGKVVASGEDPEEVYMKAEKKGGKDISLAYVPTDDLLIL, encoded by the coding sequence ATGAGCAAGGAGATCAAGGACAAGAACTATGAGTTCTACATAAATGCGGATTTGAGTGAATATGCTGGGAAGTGGATTGCGATAGTGGATGGCAAGGTTGTGGCCAGTGGGGAAGATCCTGAGGAAGTATATATGAAAGCAGAGAAAAAAGGTGGTAAGGACATATCCCTAGCGTATGTGCCAACTGATGATCTCTTGATTTTGTAA
- a CDS encoding ATP-binding protein, producing the protein MLLEEVIAEFHRFGIPKLKERSLDLPLNLNKAITLVGLRRTGKTYLLYQTIQKLIERGMRIERLFYINFEDERIGNMDSKDLSQIVEIYRKYNPDAKSMYLFLDEIQNVKGWEKFVRRLLERRNARLFITGSSSKLLSKEIATTLRGRSLSYHLFPLSFKEFLKFKEFKLREPLIEDDRGMIKKYLDEYTNFGGFPEIVNYEEILKIRTLQEYLDLIVYKDLVERYGIKKIGVMKALIKATVKNFGNRISVKKLYNSLGSGNELSKNKIYEYFSYLDDIGFVIPVRKFSYSEIESMRSMPKLYVVDNGFPTLYGMKDMGRRIENIVAVELMRRKYYYNPTQEFAYYMAGNKEVDFVVYEGQRVKELIQVCYDVSDINTKNREIDALIRASKELKCNDLKIITWDHEGQEEVEGKKIEYVPLWKWLLE; encoded by the coding sequence ATGCTCTTGGAAGAGGTCATAGCTGAGTTTCATCGCTTTGGAATTCCGAAATTGAAGGAGAGGAGCTTAGATTTACCTTTGAATTTGAACAAAGCAATCACTCTTGTTGGACTACGAAGAACGGGAAAGACATATCTATTGTACCAAACGATACAAAAATTGATAGAAAGGGGAATGAGAATAGAGCGGCTCTTTTACATAAACTTTGAAGATGAGAGAATAGGAAATATGGACTCCAAAGATTTATCTCAAATTGTGGAAATATATAGAAAATACAATCCTGATGCAAAGAGCATGTATCTTTTCTTGGATGAAATACAGAATGTAAAAGGTTGGGAGAAATTCGTGCGCAGGCTTTTGGAGAGAAGAAATGCAAGGCTCTTCATCACAGGCTCATCTTCCAAACTTCTAAGCAAGGAAATTGCAACGACTCTTAGAGGGAGAAGCTTGAGTTATCATCTTTTTCCTTTATCGTTCAAAGAGTTCTTAAAGTTCAAGGAGTTTAAGCTCAGAGAACCTTTGATAGAAGATGATAGGGGAATGATAAAGAAGTATCTAGATGAGTACACCAACTTTGGAGGATTTCCAGAGATTGTAAATTACGAAGAGATACTGAAGATAAGAACTCTCCAAGAATATCTAGATTTGATAGTTTACAAGGACTTGGTAGAGAGATACGGAATAAAGAAAATTGGTGTGATGAAGGCATTGATAAAAGCCACAGTGAAGAATTTTGGAAACAGAATATCTGTTAAGAAACTCTACAATAGCCTTGGGTCTGGAAATGAGCTTAGCAAGAACAAGATCTATGAGTATTTCTCGTACCTTGATGACATTGGGTTTGTTATTCCAGTGAGAAAATTTAGCTACAGCGAGATTGAATCTATGAGGAGCATGCCCAAATTATATGTGGTGGACAATGGATTTCCCACACTCTATGGAATGAAAGATATGGGAAGGAGGATAGAGAATATAGTTGCAGTGGAGCTGATGCGTAGAAAATACTACTACAATCCCACACAAGAATTTGCCTACTATATGGCGGGAAACAAAGAGGTGGACTTCGTTGTCTACGAGGGGCAAAGAGTTAAAGAATTAATACAAGTTTGTTACGATGTTAGCGATATAAACACCAAAAACAGAGAGATAGACGCCTTGATAAGAGCTTCCAAAGAGCTGAAATGCAATGATTTAAAAATAATCACATGGGACCATGAGGGCCAAGAGGAAGTAGAGGGAAAGAAAATAGAGTATGTTCCACTGTGGAAGTGGCTTCTTGAGTAA
- a CDS encoding type II toxin-antitoxin system RelE/ParE family toxin yields MNLIINLQYAPYPFKEYDLKKIKGLKDVYRVRIGDYRVIYLVNDDLKKVTILEVKRREKAYRDLKNRMP; encoded by the coding sequence TTGAATTTAATTATCAATCTGCAATACGCTCCGTATCCTTTTAAAGAGTATGACCTTAAGAAGATTAAAGGATTGAAAGATGTTTATAGGGTGAGAATAGGAGATTATAGGGTAATCTATCTTGTTAATGATGATCTCAAGAAAGTTACAATTTTAGAGGTAAAAAGGAGAGAAAAAGCATATAGAGATTTAAAAAATAGAATGCCCTGA
- a CDS encoding site-specific integrase — MNIRKIKEVVDEVSKALENGNYEDARDLIENLRAMLKSTTESKGWQKNKDEYFAYLKTTREIKTVKDHRIKLEKAEEFLKEKYGYLPNPASITEKDAREYLYWLKLKGYDRNYYRRVFQVFIQFLAFSMNPRAFKMRFLVPREDKKPILYMAVEDVKKALEMFGEQNFEELKHRTMIWIYAWTGIRYSEVIVLKKDDIDLKNNLIIVREGKGGHERVVYIPPVLKGLLEKYIERWEKYMKLREEMGLRTSEYLFFWIKRNGEIMDPYWGFRGYFTHFADRAKEVGIEKFNIKKFRATIAKLLREIGGVDLSTVSAQLGHSRTSTTEEFYHRMGPVGLEKPYEKVEKLLLGDKKDD, encoded by the coding sequence ATGAACATAAGAAAGATAAAAGAGGTGGTAGACGAGGTAAGTAAGGCGTTAGAAAATGGAAACTATGAAGATGCAAGAGATTTGATAGAGAATCTCAGGGCCATGCTAAAAAGCACAACAGAGTCTAAGGGGTGGCAGAAAAACAAGGATGAATACTTTGCATACTTGAAAACTACGCGGGAAATAAAAACTGTGAAGGATCACAGAATCAAGCTTGAAAAAGCAGAAGAGTTTTTGAAGGAAAAGTACGGATATCTTCCAAATCCAGCCTCTATAACGGAGAAAGATGCTAGAGAGTACCTTTATTGGTTAAAGCTCAAGGGATACGATAGGAACTATTATCGCAGAGTTTTCCAAGTTTTTATCCAGTTTTTGGCATTCTCTATGAACCCCAGAGCTTTTAAAATGAGATTTTTAGTGCCAAGAGAGGATAAGAAGCCCATTCTCTACATGGCTGTGGAGGATGTTAAAAAGGCACTTGAGATGTTTGGAGAGCAGAATTTTGAAGAGCTAAAGCATAGGACTATGATATGGATCTACGCGTGGACGGGTATAAGATATTCGGAGGTGATAGTCTTAAAGAAGGATGACATAGATTTGAAAAACAATCTTATCATTGTGAGAGAAGGAAAAGGTGGGCATGAGAGAGTAGTATACATACCTCCAGTGTTGAAGGGTCTTCTTGAAAAATACATTGAAAGATGGGAAAAGTACATGAAACTGAGAGAGGAGATGGGGTTGAGAACTTCAGAATACCTGTTCTTCTGGATCAAAAGAAACGGGGAGATAATGGATCCTTACTGGGGATTTAGAGGATACTTCACACATTTTGCAGATAGGGCAAAGGAAGTAGGCATAGAGAAATTCAATATAAAGAAGTTCAGGGCTACTATAGCTAAGTTGCTTAGGGAGATAGGAGGTGTAGATCTATCAACAGTTAGTGCTCAGCTTGGACATAGTAGAACTTCCACAACCGAAGAATTCTACCATAGAATGGGACCTGTTGGATTGGAAAAACCTTATGAAAAAGTTGAAAAACTTCTTTTGGGTGATAAAAAGGATGATTAG
- the gdhA gene encoding NADP-specific glutamate dehydrogenase: MNAKEYVENIIENVKAKNPAQPEFHQAVTEVLHTLIPVIEKNPKYMKHKILERITEPERVIMFRVTWEDDNGELHVNRGYRIEFNGAIGPYKGGLRFHPTVTLGVLKFLGFEQIFKNALTGIPMGGAKGGSDFDPHGKSDSEVRRFCENFMMELYRHIGPNTDVPAGDIGVGGREIGYLFGAYRKIVDRWEGVLTGKGLNWGGSLIRPEATGYGATYYLIEMLKKFKGKKDLKGYNVAISGSGNVAQFASKKVTEFGGKVVTLSDSKGAMYLPDGINDDIWNAVYETKAIKHGRLQEVAEKFDLPWFPGKKAWEVAAKEAGEVHIAFPSATQNEINAEDAKTLINAGLIAVVEGANMPSTLDAINLYFENDVLFGPAKAANAGGVAVSGLEMSQNAQFTYWSAEEVDRKLHDIMVNIFNTGVKYAEKYDKPTNLLLGSNIGGFVKVADSMIDQGIY, from the coding sequence ATGAATGCAAAAGAATATGTGGAAAATATAATAGAGAATGTGAAGGCAAAGAACCCTGCACAGCCTGAGTTTCACCAGGCAGTCACTGAAGTGCTTCACACTTTGATACCTGTAATAGAGAAGAACCCTAAGTATATGAAGCACAAGATTCTAGAGAGAATAACAGAGCCAGAGCGTGTAATAATGTTCCGTGTAACATGGGAGGATGACAATGGAGAGCTTCATGTAAATCGTGGTTACAGAATCGAGTTCAATGGAGCAATAGGCCCATACAAGGGTGGTTTGAGATTCCATCCAACTGTCACACTTGGAGTATTGAAGTTCTTAGGATTTGAACAAATATTCAAGAATGCCCTGACCGGCATACCTATGGGCGGAGCCAAGGGCGGTTCTGATTTCGATCCTCACGGTAAGAGCGACTCTGAGGTAAGACGCTTCTGCGAGAACTTTATGATGGAGCTATACAGACATATTGGACCAAATACCGATGTCCCTGCTGGAGATATTGGTGTTGGTGGAAGGGAAATAGGTTATCTCTTTGGAGCATATAGAAAGATTGTAGACCGCTGGGAAGGAGTTCTCACTGGTAAGGGCTTGAACTGGGGCGGTTCATTGATAAGGCCTGAGGCAACTGGATATGGTGCCACATACTATCTAATTGAGATGCTCAAGAAGTTCAAGGGCAAGAAAGATTTGAAGGGCTATAATGTTGCAATCTCTGGCAGTGGTAATGTTGCCCAATTTGCCTCTAAGAAGGTTACTGAATTTGGCGGTAAAGTTGTCACACTCTCAGATTCTAAGGGAGCAATGTATCTACCAGATGGTATAAATGATGATATTTGGAACGCAGTTTATGAGACAAAAGCCATAAAGCATGGTCGCTTGCAGGAAGTCGCTGAGAAATTCGATTTACCATGGTTCCCTGGCAAGAAGGCTTGGGAAGTTGCAGCTAAGGAAGCAGGAGAGGTACATATTGCATTCCCGAGTGCAACCCAGAATGAAATAAATGCAGAGGATGCAAAGACATTAATTAATGCAGGGCTTATAGCTGTTGTAGAGGGTGCAAATATGCCAAGCACATTGGACGCAATAAATCTCTACTTTGAGAATGATGTGCTCTTTGGACCTGCAAAAGCTGCCAATGCTGGTGGTGTGGCTGTAAGCGGTCTTGAGATGAGTCAGAATGCACAGTTCACCTATTGGAGCGCAGAGGAAGTGGATCGCAAATTGCACGATATAATGGTAAACATCTTCAACACTGGTGTAAAGTATGCAGAGAAGTACGACAAGCCCACAAACTTGCTATTGGGATCAAACATAGGTGGCTTTGTGAAAGTAGCAGATTCCATGATAGACCAGGGAATCTACTAA
- a CDS encoding RuvB-like domain-containing protein encodes MEISEMREWERISAHSHILGLGLDENYRALRKADGMIGQIEAREAAGIIVKMIKEGKFAGNAILIAGPPGSGKTALAIGIAKELGEDVPFVHIAGSEIYSSEVKKTEFLTQTLRKAIGVRIHEMRNIYEGKVESLSVEYMQHPYNPYQKIPATATITLKTKNEKKKLKMDQSFAMQLLQQGIEEGDIIQIDADSGRVVKIGISKDAVEEKSYDLSSEKIMDIPDGSVLKEKEFVYTLTLNDLDMMQSRSGMDLASLLFGASERKEISEDVRRRVDEQVKRLVEDGRAELIPGVLFIDECSMLDIETYAFLNKAMEQELSPIIIFATNRGITTVRGTDIKSPFGMPLDLLDRLLVITTKKYDAEDMKEIIMTRAKKEGIKIEKDAMEYLVEIGQKASLRYAIQLLAPAWELANKEEIKREHIERVYKLFADVKRSVNYLRKMEEEMIYD; translated from the coding sequence ATGGAGATATCCGAGATGAGGGAGTGGGAAAGAATATCTGCGCATTCTCACATTCTTGGACTGGGGCTTGATGAGAATTACAGGGCTTTGAGAAAAGCGGATGGTATGATAGGACAGATAGAGGCAAGAGAGGCAGCGGGTATAATTGTCAAGATGATTAAAGAGGGTAAATTTGCAGGTAATGCCATTCTAATTGCAGGCCCTCCGGGAAGTGGCAAAACTGCCCTTGCCATAGGAATTGCAAAAGAGCTTGGTGAGGATGTACCCTTCGTGCACATCGCTGGCAGTGAGATTTATAGCAGTGAGGTGAAAAAGACGGAATTCTTAACTCAGACATTGCGTAAGGCGATAGGGGTGAGAATTCACGAAATGCGCAATATATATGAGGGAAAGGTTGAGAGTTTGAGTGTGGAGTATATGCAGCATCCTTACAATCCGTATCAGAAGATTCCTGCAACCGCAACAATTACGCTTAAAACAAAAAATGAGAAGAAAAAACTAAAAATGGATCAAAGCTTTGCTATGCAGTTATTGCAGCAGGGAATTGAAGAGGGCGATATTATTCAGATTGATGCAGATAGTGGAAGAGTAGTGAAAATAGGCATTTCCAAAGATGCTGTGGAGGAGAAAAGCTACGATTTGTCCTCTGAGAAGATTATGGATATCCCAGATGGCTCCGTGCTGAAAGAAAAAGAATTTGTCTATACCCTAACTCTCAACGATTTGGACATGATGCAGTCCCGCTCTGGAATGGATTTAGCATCTTTGCTATTTGGTGCCTCTGAAAGAAAAGAGATAAGCGAGGATGTCAGAAGAAGAGTGGATGAACAGGTAAAGAGGTTAGTGGAAGATGGAAGAGCAGAATTAATCCCAGGAGTTCTGTTCATTGATGAATGCTCAATGTTAGATATAGAAACATACGCTTTTCTAAATAAGGCCATGGAGCAGGAGCTCTCTCCTATTATCATATTCGCAACCAATAGAGGAATAACAACTGTACGCGGTACTGATATAAAATCACCGTTTGGTATGCCTCTGGACCTGCTGGATAGATTATTGGTCATAACAACGAAGAAATACGATGCGGAGGATATGAAGGAGATCATAATGACAAGAGCTAAAAAAGAAGGGATAAAAATAGAGAAAGATGCAATGGAATATCTTGTAGAGATAGGCCAGAAAGCTTCTTTGAGGTACGCAATACAGCTCTTGGCTCCAGCGTGGGAGCTTGCAAATAAGGAAGAGATAAAGAGAGAGCACATAGAGAGAGTATACAAGCTCTTTGCAGATGTAAAACGCTCAGTGAACTACCTGCGCAAGATGGAAGAAGAAATGATTTATGACTAA
- a CDS encoding DMT family transporter, with protein sequence MSQIYGEIAALSAAFMWSVSSTLFTKVGKRIGPLSLNALRITISAFLFSVSNFILYGTFFPIVSYNQIAILSLSGIIGLAVGDLAYFGALVEMGARKAILVSSMAPIFSLIGGYILLHEVPTHIALIGILLVLLGIWIVIIEKEERNENKKFKTHIFKGTIFGTIAAIGQGIGVVFSKYGMFYSSIPLNPLSTTVIRVFAALPVIWLTLIIWKKPKHILSGLKDRYALKLLIFGSLIGPFIGLWLSMIAIKYAQVGIASTLLSTTPLMVLPVVYLMDKEKVNLRGIFGALMAVIGVALIFLF encoded by the coding sequence ATGTCCCAAATATACGGTGAGATTGCAGCCTTATCGGCAGCTTTTATGTGGAGCGTATCTTCTACCTTATTCACCAAGGTTGGGAAGAGAATCGGTCCTTTAAGTTTAAATGCTTTAAGAATAACAATCAGTGCATTTCTTTTTTCAGTTTCAAATTTTATTCTTTATGGAACATTTTTTCCAATAGTTAGTTATAACCAAATTGCTATACTATCCTTAAGCGGTATAATAGGGCTTGCCGTGGGCGATTTAGCTTACTTCGGAGCTCTGGTGGAGATGGGTGCAAGAAAGGCAATATTAGTTTCCTCAATGGCTCCAATTTTTTCGTTGATTGGAGGCTATATTCTTTTACACGAGGTACCTACACATATAGCACTAATTGGAATACTATTAGTTTTATTGGGTATATGGATTGTAATTATCGAAAAAGAGGAAAGGAATGAGAATAAAAAATTTAAAACTCATATCTTTAAAGGAACAATCTTTGGAACAATAGCTGCTATTGGACAGGGTATAGGCGTAGTGTTCTCGAAGTACGGGATGTTTTATTCTTCCATCCCCCTCAATCCACTCTCAACCACAGTGATCAGAGTTTTTGCAGCTCTACCGGTTATATGGCTTACCCTTATTATATGGAAAAAACCCAAGCATATATTAAGCGGTTTGAAAGATAGATATGCACTAAAACTCTTGATTTTTGGATCTCTTATAGGACCATTCATAGGGCTTTGGCTCTCAATGATCGCAATAAAGTATGCACAGGTAGGTATAGCATCCACTTTGCTCTCTACTACCCCCCTCATGGTTCTTCCTGTGGTTTATTTGATGGACAAAGAGAAAGTAAATCTTCGTGGCATATTTGGGGCACTTATGGCAGTGATAGGCGTAGCCTTAATCTTCTTATTTTGA